ATATAATAATGGaagattattataatatttttcttttccattcctaaaagttcaaaaaaaatattctttatatATTGAAACcaaaagaattattaaaattataaatttaacaaaTATTCCTATCATTATTATTCTTTAACAATTTTGACAGCAAAGATTTCAAGCACTGTTAGCATCCAACTCAAAGTCCATGGTGACGCTTGTTTCACAAGGGCCCATTCAAAACCCTAAACCCCATTTACATTCTGTCAAGTTTCAAGGCTCAATACCCGAATTTACGCTTAATCGCCCGAATCCAATTTCCAAATAGAAATATCCAATTAATTTAGAAATCCaggttaattttaaaataaaattaattattttaatttcatttaattttaattaaaaaataaaactgaacccacccattaattaataatattatatcattttaataatataatataaatattttaaaaaaaataaaaataaaaaattactttttagttcctaaaatttaacgtaattaacacttctatccctctattttagtttttcattttttcatccgtccaaattcgtaatcCTTCCATCCATTTTAAAccgtccaaattcgtaatcCTTCCATCCATTTTAAACTGTTTGGTCAAAGAATTAGATGTgaaagataataatttttttcaaaaatttcctCATCTTAACGTAAAATTCCTATCTTTCCTCATCTTCctcatgttttctctatttccttttgacatcgttgatttttttttcttctttttcatctttttttttccttatattTTCACTATTTTTTTCCCTTATATTGTTTTTTgacattgttgatttttcttttcttttttttcttatcaaaaaattttgaaataaatgcCAATTAATTCTCCAAATTAAGGTCGTCTCCATAGAAAAGGTTggggaaggaaaaagaaaaacaataaaTATTTCAACAGATGATGATTTCAAATCACAAAACAAACCAGCATTTACCATTAGTAGTCTATGACTTGGAGCATGAACATCCTATTCTTTATATACTTAATATTACTATGCAAAAATATGATTCCATTAAACCAATGAAAAAGAAAGCAGCACAAGGATTCACATAAATATTccactattttaatttaaaagtctcATAAAGGCTCCAATATCACATTCAAAAACAAAGACAAACTTGATCCAGaagtttatattatttactaATAGGACAAAGCATGTTGTTACGCTCATACGAGGCAGGTGTGGAGTCCTAGCCCATTGCATATTTCTGGGTCCAGGATCGAGCAGTAGTCTCATACTTGGCTCTGTCCGTCTTATACATGTGAGCAATCTCAGGCACCAATGGATCATCTGGGTTTGGATCAGTCAGGAGTGAGCAAATTGACAAAAGAACCTATAAGAAAGAATTCATATAACACATTAGAACTTCAATACATATCTAACATCagcataataaaattatgaaataaaacaaTTGGCGTCCGTGTGAAGTGGTTAAAAGGAGTAAAATAAATAAGTCATAccataaaatgttttttttttttaaaaaaaaaggggaaCCTTGAAGGGAAAGTAATAATACCTTGGATATAGTAAGAGCAGGGCTCCATTGCTCTTTGAGAATGTCAAGGCAAATGCTTCCATTACTGTTGATGTTGGGATGGAAAacctttgtacggaaggaaacCTATGCAGATCGTCTCTAAAGTTAGAAGGAAAACAAGACTACAAGAGAGATGCAACGAGCAAGTTAGAAGTTATATGCCTCCCCATACAGCATAACTAGGTACTTGCAAAATCAGGCCTAGCAAAAATTAGTTCAAGTTTTCAACAGCTTAATCCAAAATACTACAGGTGAACAAGTATGTACTTAGGCAAAAAGTATTCAAGTAACAACAATAATGCCGCAGGCAATCATTCAACCTTTAATTAGCAGAAGGACAGAAGATCTAAAGCCCAAGCATTCAGAAAGAACAGAACAGcttatttatgcaatttttttagtttttagtttttcttttttttggagGGTATGAAAGTCAAGAAATTTGAATCGCAAGATAAAAAGAGTATATTTGTTACCTTGGGCGGTTTGAATGGATAATCTGGAGGAAAGTGAATTGATACAAGAAACACACCACCAGCAAATGGGCTGTCAGCTGGACCCAAGATTGTTGCTTGCCAGTGGAACATGTCATCCGCAACCGG
The sequence above is a segment of the Manihot esculenta cultivar AM560-2 chromosome 5, M.esculenta_v8, whole genome shotgun sequence genome. Coding sequences within it:
- the LOC110614415 gene encoding ubiquitin-conjugating enzyme E2-17 kDa, with amino-acid sequence MASKRINKELKDLQRDPPASCSAGPVADDMFHWQATILGPADSPFAGGVFLVSIHFPPDYPFKPPKVSFRTKVFHPNINSNGSICLDILKEQWSPALTISKVLLSICSLLTDPNPDDPLVPEIAHMYKTDRAKYETTARSWTQKYAMG